A segment of the Bacillus licheniformis DSM 13 = ATCC 14580 genome:
CCTAAGCTCGGACAGAAGCTTGGCAATGAGAGAACCCTCTGGGTCGGATTGGTCATCTTATTGATCGGAATTTTGCTGCGCTCTTACGGAGAATCTATTACATTATTTGCAGGAACCGCATTGATCGGAGTCGGCATCGCAATCTGCAATGTGCTGCTGCCCAGCCTGATCAAACATAAATTTCCTGACAAAGCGGGAATTATGACAAGTTTCTATACAACAGCCATGTCGATTTTTGCGGCGCTCGCATCAGGGATCAGCATTCCGTTGTCGCACGGCTTAGCGTGGGGATGGAGCGCGTCGCTCATGGTTTGGGCGGGCCTCGCGTTTGTTGCGATTTTGATCTGGGTTCCCCAGCTCCGCTATCATGATACGGGAAACCGCACGGTCAGCTTAAAGGCAGACGGCCAAACGGTCTGGCGCTCGAAAATTGCCTGGCAGGTCACATTCTTTATGGGCATACAGTCGTTTTTGTTTTACTGCACGATCGCCTGGCTGCCTGAAATTCTCCGCTCGCACGGGATGAGCATGTCGCTTGCCGGCTGGATGCTGTCGCTGATGCAGTTTGCCAGCCTCCCGTCGACATTTTTGACTCCGGTTCTCGCCGGGCGGTTTCAAAACCAGAAAAGCATCGTGCTCGCCCTCGGCATCCTATACTTGGCGGGGATGTCAGGGCTATTGTACGGAGGCAGTACAGCGATGCTGACGCTATGGGTCATTTTAATCGGAATTGGACAAGGGTCCAGCATCAGTTTAGCCTTGACTTTAATCGGGCTGAGAAGCGAAAATGCCGATCAAGCCGCGGCATTATCAGGGATGTCGCAATCCGCCGGATATTTGCTGGCAGCGATTGGTCCAAGCTTTGTCGGTTTTCTTTACGATCACATGCACTCATGGAACGGACCGATTTTACTGTTCATCGGCGCGCTGGTCGCTTTGATCGGTGCAGGACTCGGTGCGGGAAGAAATCAATATATCTATGCTAAAGCAGCATAACGAAGCCGGCAGATAAGCCGGCTTTTTTTTTGGAATATAACCTGACAAACCAGCGGCCAAATAAACCGTGATGCCGTATGATCAGATTTGACAAAAATAATTCACTTATTGGTCTAGACAACTAGAGTTGTAATGTTCTATACTGATGATAACGTTTTCAAGAAAGGACTTTTGACTGTGAAAACCAAACCATCTCAACGCTATATTTTTAAACATCTTCATATTTACAGTGAAAATGGAATGATAGAAGACGGTTTTCTTCTGACGAATGGAGAAAAAATCGAGGCTTACGGACCAATGGCTGATATTCCAGCTTCCGCACAAACGGCAGAACAGCTGACATTTCCGGAGAACTTCAAAGTGCTGCCGGGCATGATCGATGTCCACATTCACGGGGCAAACGGCGCAGATGTCATGGACGGAACAGCCGAGGCTTTGCAAACAATGGCTGAAGCCCTGCCGAAAGAAGGAACGACAAGCTTCCTGGCGACGACGATGACCCAAGATAAAGCCACGATCGAGCATGCGCTGGCAAACGTTCACCGGTATAAGGAAGCCGGCGGACGGCCCGGAACAGCCGAAGTATTAGGCGTTCACTTAGAGGGCCCTTTTATTTCAGAAAAGCGGTGCGGCGCCCAGCCGCCGGATGACATTATAGCGCCGGATCTTTCGTTATTTAAAGAATGGCAGCGCATCTCAGGGAATAACATTAAATTAGTCACACTTGCGCCAGAGCTGGAAGGGTCTTTGGAACTAATTTCCTTTTTGAAGGAAACAGGGGTCATCGCATCCGCAGGCCATTCCGACGCCGGACTCAAAGAGATGGAAGCCGGGATTAAGGCCGGCCTCTCCCATGTCACCCATTTGTTCAACGGCATGCGGGGGCTGCACCACCGCGAGCCGGGGACTGCCGGTAGCGCTCTTCTGCATGATGAACTGAAGGCTGAAGTCATTGCCGACGGCATCCATGTTCACCCTGCCGTCATCAAGCTGGCATTTCAGCAAAAACAGAAAGAAGGCATCATTTTAATTACGGATGCCATGCGCGCAAAATGCTTGAAAAATGGAACCTATACATTAGGCGGACAGGAGGTGTTCGTAAAAGGCGATAAAGCCGTTTTACGGGATGGTACGCTTGCCGGCAGCATCTTGAAGATGAACCAGGCTGCACTGAACATGATGGATTTTACGGGATGTTCACTCGAAGATATCGTCTACATGACAGCAGTCAATCCTGCCAGACAGCTTCATATTTATGACCGGAAAGGCAGCATACGGAGCGGGAAAGATGCCGATTTGATCATTTTAAATGAAAAAAATGAAGTTGTGATGACGCTTTGCAAAGGCGTGATTGCTTTCAGCAAAAGGGAGGTTTCACCATGAAGATCATTGAAGCTAAAGATTATCAGGACATGAGCCAATCAGCCGCCCGATTCATCATCGAGCAAGTGAATCGCTTATCTGCACCTGTTCTCGGCCTTGCAACCGGAGGAACGCCTCTCGGCACATATCAGGTTTTAAGGGAAGATCATGCGCGTAATAAAACGACTTACAAGCACGTCTATACTGTTAACTTAGACGAGTATGTCGGCGTTTCCCCGGATCATGAAAACAGCTATACATTCTATATGAAAAAACAGCTTTTCGATCACATTGACATCCCGCTCAGCCACACCCATCTTCCGAACGGGATGGCTTGTGACCAGGATGCCGAATGCAGCCGCTATGAAGCGCTGATCGAGCGGCTTGGAGGCATTGATCTTCAAGTGCTCGGCCTCGGCTTGAACGGCCACATCGGATTTAACGAGCCGGGCACCCCATTTTCATCGAAAACGCATACGGTTGAACTGACACAATCAACGAAAGAAGCCAATGCCCGCTATTTTGATTCCTATGACGCCGTCCCGTCGCAAGCAATAACGATGGGCATTTCCACGATCATGAAAAGCAAGCAGATCCTGCTGCTCGTTTCAGGAGAGAAAAAAGCCGGCATCTTGGCGAAGCTGCTCACTGAAGAACCAAATGAAGACACCCCCGCTTCCGTCTTAAAAACGCACCAAGACGTCGTCATCATAGCGGACAGCGATGCTTTATCAATCGTGAAAGAAAGGGGTATGGCCTTTTGATCAAAAAAGATTCCCACATTCCGATTTACTATCAGATTGAGACCGAAATTAAAAAGCTTGCCGAAACAAAAGATTTGAAACCCGGCGACCTCATTCCTTCTGAAAGAGAGTTCGCAGAAAAATATGAGGTGAGCAGGATGACCGTTCGACAGGCGGTTAACAATCTCGTCAATGAAGGCATTCTCGTCCGGCAGCGGGGAAAAGGGACATTTATTGCCGAGCCAAAAATTGAGCAGCCTCTCAAAGGATTGACAAGCTTTTCCGAGGACATGAAATCAAGGGGCATGAGGCCCGGCACGAAAATGCTCGGCTTCGGCGTCATCCCGTGCGACCAGAGCACAGCGCGCAAACTGGAGATACGTGAAGGGGCTTCCGTCTATGAAGTCAAACGGATCCGCCTCGCCGATGACATCCCGATGGCTTATGAAATCTCCTATTTGCCCGCCGACTTCATTAACGGCCTGACCGAAGACATTATGAGCGCATCTTTGTACGACTATGTCGAAAATACGCTCTCCCTTACGATCGACCGGGCCGCGCAAACACTAGAACCGGCGATTGCCTCTCAGGCAGAGAGCGAGCCTCTCGACATAGAGGAAGGCGCACCAGTCCTGCTCATTGAACGCTTGAGCTATTTGGACGACGGCAGACCGTTTGAAGTGGTCAAATCCGTTTACAGAGGCGACCGCTATAAATTCGTCATTGATATGAAGAGGAAAGACCAATGAGGAAGACAGAGAATACGAACGACAAAAGCACAGCACTTGATGAAATGAATGCTTTAGATATCGTCACCTTGATGAATGAGGAGGATCACACAGTCCCTCGCGCCATTACGCCCTGCCTTCCCCTGATCGCTGAAGCGGCGGAGACGATTGTCAGCCGTTTTGAGCAAGGCGGAAGAGTGTTTACCGCAGGCGCCGGCACAAGCGGCAGAATCGCAGTTCTTGATGCCGCGGAACTGCCGCCGACCTTCTCTATTGACGAGAGCCGTTGGACCGGCCTGATCGCCGGCGGATATGACGCAATGTGGATGCCTCTTGAAGAAAATGAAGATGACCGTGAAAAAATCGTCGCTGACCTGAAAGCGCAATCATTCTCGAAAGATGACGTCTTAATCGGAGTCACTGCGAGCGGTTCGACCCCTTATGTCCTCGGCGCTTTATCCTATGCCAAACAGATCGGAGCCGCTTCTGTTTCGATCAGCTGCAACGCGGATACAGAAGCGGGCAAATTAAGCGATATCGCGATTGAGGTTCAAACAGGACCGGAAATTATCCGCGGTTCAACGCGGCTGAAAGCAGGAACCGCTCAGAAAATGATCTTGAACATGCTGTCAACAGCGGCAATGGTGAGGCTTGGCCGCGTCTATCAAAACGAGATGGTGAATATGAGGCTGCTCAATCAAAAATTAGCCGGGCGCGCTGTCACCATTCTGATGAATACCACCGGGTTATCGGAGGATGAGGCTCTGCAAGCTTTAAAAGAAAGCGGCAATGACATCAAGGCAGCGATCTTTATGACGTTGACAAACGGAACGCTTGAAGTTGCCCGCCGCTGTTTATCCCATGAAAATGGACATTTGAAAAAAGCGATTCAATATCATCGAAAGGGGTTTTAACTATGTTGGGATTTCTTCAAAATATCGGCCGCGCGCTCATGCTGCCGATTGCCGTTCTTCCTGCTGCGGGCCTCCTGCTCGCACTGGGACGGGAAGACCTGTTAAACATTCCGTTTATCGCTGCTTCAGGACAATCAATTCTTGACCAACTTCCGATTATCTTTGCGATAGGCGTTGCGATCGGATTGTCAAAGGATGGCCACGGGGCCGCCGCTCTGTCCGGAGCCATCGGTTATTTTGTCCTGACAGGCGGCTTAGCAGCCATCAATAAGGACCTGAACATGGGAGTTCTCGGCGGGATTATTGCAGGCGTTGTCGCCGCCGTCATGTATAACCGCTTTAAAGATGCAAAGCTGCCTGACTGGCTCGGTTTCTTCGGCGGAAAACGCAGTGTTCCGATTATGACAGCCTTCTGTTCCATCATTCTTGCAGGCATTTTCGGCTTCGTCTGGATTTATGCACAGCAGGCAATTGACGCCATTGGAGGATGGATCATTCATGCGGGGGCATTAGGGGTCGGGATATTCGGTCTTTTAAACAGGCTGCTTTTGCCGCTCGGCCTTCATCACATCTTAAACAACATGGTCTGGATGGTCTTTGGAGAATTTGCAGGCAAAACGGGTGACATGAACCGGTTCTTTGCCGGAGATCCAAGCGCCGGCGCCTTTATGACAGGGTTCTTCCCGATCATGATGTTCGGTCTTCCTGCGGCGTGTCTGGCGATGATTGCCGCTGCGAAAAAGCATCGCCGCAAAGCAACGGCCGGGTTGCTGATCGGATTGGCGTTCACATCATTTTTAACCGGAATCACAGAGCCGATTGAGTTCACATTCATGTTCCTGTCGCCGCTTCTCTTCGGTATTCATGCCTTGTTAACCGCAAGCGCCATGACCGTGACCAATATGCTCGGCATCCATCACGGCTTTACCTTTTCAGCCGGGACGATCGACTATCTCTTAAACTTTGGAATCGCCACAAAGCCGCTGCTCTTGCTTCCGCTTGGTCTTGTTTACGGCATTATTTATTTCATCATCTTTTATTTCTTGATAACGAAGCTCAATTTGAAAACGCCTGGACGAGAAGATGACGATGAGCAGGAAAACACCGCTGTCAGCCCTGACACAGGATCGTCTAAATACGAAACCCTTGCGGACAAATACATCGAAGCGCTTGGCGGAAAAGAAAACATCGAGACGCTGAACAACTGCGTGACCCGCCTCCGCCTCAAGGTCCGCGATGCTTCCAAGCTGGATGAAAGCGCGATGAAATCCATGGGAGCGAAGGGATTCGTCAAGCTCAATCAGCACGAGGTGCAGGTGATCATCGGTACAGACGTCGAATTCTTGGCGAATGAAATGAGAAAACGTACGGAATAAAAGATAAGCCCCTTCTGAGGAAGGGGCTTTGTTACTTTATGATTGCTCTTTCACGTGAACTTTCAGTGTTGCTTGTACTTCCGGATGGAGCTTCACGGGAACATTCGTATATCCCAATGAGCGAATCGCATCGTTTAATTCGATTTTGCGTTTGTCGACTTTTAACTGATGGCCTTTTTGCAGCGCATCTGCAATTTGTTTGCTTGTCACGGAGCCGAATAAACGGCCGCCTTCTCCGGACTTGGCTGAAAGCTCCACCGTAATCTCCTCAAGCTGTTTTTTCAGCTCTTTCGCAGATTTCAGTTCTTCAGCCGCTTCTTTCTTCTCTTTTTTCTTCTGACCTTCAAGCGCGCTGATATTGGCGGATGTCGCTTCAACAGCCAGCCCTTTTTTGATCAAAAAGTTGTGCGCGTATCCATCCGCTACATTTTTCACTTCGCCTTTTTTCCCTTTGCCTTTAACATCCTGTAAGAAAATTACCTTCATTTCTGAATGCCTCCTTCGAAATACTCGTCAATCGCTTCTTTCAGTCGGCGGAGCGTTTCTTCAACCGTGATATCGGTCAGCTGTGTCGCAGCATTGGTTAAATGACCGCCGCCCTCGAGCGCTTCCATAATGATTTGAACATTTACTTCGCCGAGCGATCTTGCGCTGATACATACCGTGTTCTCGTCTCTTCTCGCCACAGCAAATGACGCTTCGACATCGCTCATAGACAGAAGAGAATCCGCGGCTTGTGCAATGATAACCTGGTCAAAGTATTCGTCCGCCTCATCGTCCGGCAGCGATGCAATGGCGATGCCGTTTTGATAAAAAACGGTATGCTGGATAAGCTTCGCCCTTTTAATATAATGATCGGCCGTTTCTTTTAAAAACTTTTGCACCAATACAGTGTCAGCGCCTTTTGCGCGCAGATAAGACGCCGCATCGAACGTACGGGAGCCGGTGCGCAGCGAGAAGCTCTTCGTATCGACAATAATCCCGGCCAAAAGAGCTGTTGCTTCGATCATGTTGATTTTTAAGCGCTTCGGCTGGTATTCGAGCAGCTCTGTCACAAGCTCCGCTGTAGATGAAGCGTACGGCTCCATATAGACAAGCAGCGGGTCTTTAATAAACTCTTCCCCTCTTCTATGATGATCGATAACGACGATATTTTCAATTTTATTGACCAGCCTTTCTTCAATGACAAAAGAAGGCTTATGCGTATCAACGATCACGAGCAGCGTGTCGTCTTTTGCGATCTCAAGCGCCTCTTCCGGCGTAATAAACCTGGACCACAGTTCTTCGTATTTTTTAATCTCCCCGATCAGTCTTTGAACACTTGAACCGATCTGATTGGAGTCGATCACGACAAAGCCGTCTTTGCCGTTTGCCTGTGCGACCTTCAAAATCCCGATGGCTGATCCGATCGAATCCATATCGGGAAACTTATGACCCATGATTATCACATTGCTGCTTTCAGAGACAATCTCCTTGAGCGCGTGTGAAATGACCCGGGCTCTGACGCGCGTCCGTTTTTCCATAGGATTCGTCTTACCGCCGTAAAACTTCACTTTCCCGTTCGGCTGCTTGATTGCCACCTGATCTCCTCCGCGTCCCAGCGCCAAGTCAAGGCTGGATTGCGCCAAATCGCCGAGCTCTTTCAACGAGGCAACAGATGCACCGATTCCGATGCTTAACGTCAAGGAAATGGTATGAACGGATGTCTTCTCCCGAACTTCATCAAGAATCGAAAACTTTGATGCTTCTAGCTCGCTTAAAATATGTTCGTTTAATACGCCGATGAACCGCTCAGAGGAAACCCGTTTTAAGAAAATGCCGTACTCTTGGGCCCACTGGTTCAAAAGCGATGTTACTTCACTGTTTATCGAGCTTCTGGTCTGGTCATCAAGCCCTTGCGTCACATCGTCGTAATTATCGAGAAAGATGTAGGCAAGAACCGTTCTTTCATTTTCGTATTGTTTTTCAATCTGCGTCTGCTCTGTGACATCAAAGAAATAAAGCAGCTTTTCTTCCCGTTTGATGACCACATTAAATTTCCGCTCATTCAGCGTAATCGTTTCTGTGTCCACTTCCTGCTTAATCAAAGGGACGACAGATTCACAAGTATCATAAAGCGACCGGCCGACGAGCGTATTTTCATTAAAGCATGACGCCATAAAAGGATTGGCCCACTCGATATAGTACTGATCGTTAAACAGCATGATCCCGATCGGCATTTCAAGCAGCGCCTCTTCTCCGACTTTTTTCAGACGATAAGACAGCGTCGATATATAATCGTCCAGCTCTTTTCTGATTTGGGAGTCGGCCCGCTTCAAAAAGTACAAAATGACACCCAGAATCAGAACGCCGGCCGCCCCTGCCACCCAATTAAAATAAATGTTGATGAGGACAGAAATGATTGTGACGACGATTAAAGAATATATGGGATATCGAAATAACGGTTTTTCATAAAAACTTGGCACTCAAATCAACTCCTCACCATTGGAGAACATCGCGGCTACGATTTTTTCACTCTTTCTCTCAAGTTAAAGCCTATATCAATTATACCTAAGATGCGAACAAGGTACAGCAGGGGCGAAAACAACCCGATAATTAAAAAAAGAACCGGCAGGACAGTTGGCAGTTTCTTGGCATGGCAAAAGTAAAACACAAATGAAAACCCTTGGATGACCAAGACAAAGCCCATGATGAGACTCGCATTTAACAGAACAGAGTAATATACACTGCCCTCTTCAACGGGAGCCAGCGACAGAAGAATCGTCAACAAATAGATCCAAATAATGCTTTGCGGAAGTCTCATATCCCTGAACGGTTTCAGAGACGGTATTTGTATGATGCGCCGAAGCACCGGCTTTGCGAGCAGATGATTCAAAAACGCAGTGATTCCGGAAAATATCACAATGGCCGTTGGATATAAATATTGCGCCTGTTTGAATTGCTCATTTAACAATTCAATCTGCTTAGCCACTTCTTTATCATTTCCAAACTGTTTGATACTCGATTCAAAGGTTTTGAATGTTTCATTATATGCTTGATTGGCCGTCTCTATTAAGTTTAATCCAAGAAACTGAACGCTGATGATAAGCAGCAGGACGAACGAAACCATATATGTAACGGCTGCTGCAGCAATCGCTTGGGCCGGCTC
Coding sequences within it:
- a CDS encoding GntR family transcriptional regulator yields the protein MIKKDSHIPIYYQIETEIKKLAETKDLKPGDLIPSEREFAEKYEVSRMTVRQAVNNLVNEGILVRQRGKGTFIAEPKIEQPLKGLTSFSEDMKSRGMRPGTKMLGFGVIPCDQSTARKLEIREGASVYEVKRIRLADDIPMAYEISYLPADFINGLTEDIMSASLYDYVENTLSLTIDRAAQTLEPAIASQAESEPLDIEEGAPVLLIERLSYLDDGRPFEVVKSVYRGDRYKFVIDMKRKDQ
- the nagB gene encoding glucosamine-6-phosphate deaminase, with protein sequence MKIIEAKDYQDMSQSAARFIIEQVNRLSAPVLGLATGGTPLGTYQVLREDHARNKTTYKHVYTVNLDEYVGVSPDHENSYTFYMKKQLFDHIDIPLSHTHLPNGMACDQDAECSRYEALIERLGGIDLQVLGLGLNGHIGFNEPGTPFSSKTHTVELTQSTKEANARYFDSYDAVPSQAITMGISTIMKSKQILLLVSGEKKAGILAKLLTEEPNEDTPASVLKTHQDVVIIADSDALSIVKERGMAF
- the nagA gene encoding N-acetylglucosamine-6-phosphate deacetylase — translated: MFYTDDNVFKKGLLTVKTKPSQRYIFKHLHIYSENGMIEDGFLLTNGEKIEAYGPMADIPASAQTAEQLTFPENFKVLPGMIDVHIHGANGADVMDGTAEALQTMAEALPKEGTTSFLATTMTQDKATIEHALANVHRYKEAGGRPGTAEVLGVHLEGPFISEKRCGAQPPDDIIAPDLSLFKEWQRISGNNIKLVTLAPELEGSLELISFLKETGVIASAGHSDAGLKEMEAGIKAGLSHVTHLFNGMRGLHHREPGTAGSALLHDELKAEVIADGIHVHPAVIKLAFQQKQKEGIILITDAMRAKCLKNGTYTLGGQEVFVKGDKAVLRDGTLAGSILKMNQAALNMMDFTGCSLEDIVYMTAVNPARQLHIYDRKGSIRSGKDADLIILNEKNEVVMTLCKGVIAFSKREVSP
- a CDS encoding YybS family protein, which codes for MKQTRALVEGAIMVSIFAVLLMISLYIPFIGTILLLTLPLPAMVQTIRHGLKPGISVGLVSLPVSLIAGSLGGLMFAIPVSAAGVIMGFYYRRKEPAQAIAAAAVTYMVSFVLLLIISVQFLGLNLIETANQAYNETFKTFESSIKQFGNDKEVAKQIELLNEQFKQAQYLYPTAIVIFSGITAFLNHLLAKPVLRRIIQIPSLKPFRDMRLPQSIIWIYLLTILLSLAPVEEGSVYYSVLLNASLIMGFVLVIQGFSFVFYFCHAKKLPTVLPVLFLIIGLFSPLLYLVRILGIIDIGFNLRERVKKS
- a CDS encoding CynX/NimT family MFS transporter, with the protein product MHYIDARRARLNNIFLIAGIIFIAFNLRPAITAVGPLISSIRSDMDLTNGMAGFLTTLPLLSFAVLSPVAPKLGQKLGNERTLWVGLVILLIGILLRSYGESITLFAGTALIGVGIAICNVLLPSLIKHKFPDKAGIMTSFYTTAMSIFAALASGISIPLSHGLAWGWSASLMVWAGLAFVAILIWVPQLRYHDTGNRTVSLKADGQTVWRSKIAWQVTFFMGIQSFLFYCTIAWLPEILRSHGMSMSLAGWMLSLMQFASLPSTFLTPVLAGRFQNQKSIVLALGILYLAGMSGLLYGGSTAMLTLWVILIGIGQGSSISLALTLIGLRSENADQAAALSGMSQSAGYLLAAIGPSFVGFLYDHMHSWNGPILLFIGALVALIGAGLGAGRNQYIYAKAA
- a CDS encoding DHH family phosphoesterase — encoded protein: MPSFYEKPLFRYPIYSLIVVTIISVLINIYFNWVAGAAGVLILGVILYFLKRADSQIRKELDDYISTLSYRLKKVGEEALLEMPIGIMLFNDQYYIEWANPFMASCFNENTLVGRSLYDTCESVVPLIKQEVDTETITLNERKFNVVIKREEKLLYFFDVTEQTQIEKQYENERTVLAYIFLDNYDDVTQGLDDQTRSSINSEVTSLLNQWAQEYGIFLKRVSSERFIGVLNEHILSELEASKFSILDEVREKTSVHTISLTLSIGIGASVASLKELGDLAQSSLDLALGRGGDQVAIKQPNGKVKFYGGKTNPMEKRTRVRARVISHALKEIVSESSNVIIMGHKFPDMDSIGSAIGILKVAQANGKDGFVVIDSNQIGSSVQRLIGEIKKYEELWSRFITPEEALEIAKDDTLLVIVDTHKPSFVIEERLVNKIENIVVIDHHRRGEEFIKDPLLVYMEPYASSTAELVTELLEYQPKRLKINMIEATALLAGIIVDTKSFSLRTGSRTFDAASYLRAKGADTVLVQKFLKETADHYIKRAKLIQHTVFYQNGIAIASLPDDEADEYFDQVIIAQAADSLLSMSDVEASFAVARRDENTVCISARSLGEVNVQIIMEALEGGGHLTNAATQLTDITVEETLRRLKEAIDEYFEGGIQK
- the rplI gene encoding 50S ribosomal protein L9; the encoded protein is MKVIFLQDVKGKGKKGEVKNVADGYAHNFLIKKGLAVEATSANISALEGQKKKEKKEAAEELKSAKELKKQLEEITVELSAKSGEGGRLFGSVTSKQIADALQKGHQLKVDKRKIELNDAIRSLGYTNVPVKLHPEVQATLKVHVKEQS
- the nagE gene encoding N-acetylglucosamine-specific PTS transporter subunit IIBC, with product MLGFLQNIGRALMLPIAVLPAAGLLLALGREDLLNIPFIAASGQSILDQLPIIFAIGVAIGLSKDGHGAAALSGAIGYFVLTGGLAAINKDLNMGVLGGIIAGVVAAVMYNRFKDAKLPDWLGFFGGKRSVPIMTAFCSIILAGIFGFVWIYAQQAIDAIGGWIIHAGALGVGIFGLLNRLLLPLGLHHILNNMVWMVFGEFAGKTGDMNRFFAGDPSAGAFMTGFFPIMMFGLPAACLAMIAAAKKHRRKATAGLLIGLAFTSFLTGITEPIEFTFMFLSPLLFGIHALLTASAMTVTNMLGIHHGFTFSAGTIDYLLNFGIATKPLLLLPLGLVYGIIYFIIFYFLITKLNLKTPGREDDDEQENTAVSPDTGSSKYETLADKYIEALGGKENIETLNNCVTRLRLKVRDASKLDESAMKSMGAKGFVKLNQHEVQVIIGTDVEFLANEMRKRTE
- the murQ gene encoding N-acetylmuramic acid 6-phosphate etherase, which codes for MRKTENTNDKSTALDEMNALDIVTLMNEEDHTVPRAITPCLPLIAEAAETIVSRFEQGGRVFTAGAGTSGRIAVLDAAELPPTFSIDESRWTGLIAGGYDAMWMPLEENEDDREKIVADLKAQSFSKDDVLIGVTASGSTPYVLGALSYAKQIGAASVSISCNADTEAGKLSDIAIEVQTGPEIIRGSTRLKAGTAQKMILNMLSTAAMVRLGRVYQNEMVNMRLLNQKLAGRAVTILMNTTGLSEDEALQALKESGNDIKAAIFMTLTNGTLEVARRCLSHENGHLKKAIQYHRKGF